The Anoplolepis gracilipes chromosome 5, ASM4749672v1, whole genome shotgun sequence region TTTAGCCTGTAGAAACGGTTTGCCATCTCTTCGCTGGTATTTTCCTCCGCATCCTACATCTCTCTCGCTCCCATCATTTCTTTTCCACCCTCGCGTTAGCTCTGTCCCTGTCTGGTTACCGTGTTCCTATGGGACTACAGGAACCTTGCCGTTCGCAAATCCCTTTCCTTGCCCCGACGGAGCAAGAAATGCAACTCTCCTTGGGGAATTAATTGCGCTGTAAAACGTAGATTCAAATCCGCGCTtcaaagaagaagagagacgatgtacgagagagaaagagagagagagagagagagagagagagagagagagagtgagaagaggaaaagaggaaGATAGCAGTGCCGTTCCTTTTCTTCCATCGTCCGAAAGATTTTCCCAAGATAGTTCTCATCTCGACTGCAATCAGTGTCGTAAATTGCTTGCAATCGGCCCTGCAATTAATTCCGGCTCATCCTCAGGGATTTATTATTCtcaataatactataatattcTTAGGTGGTGAAAGAATCTTTCGTTCTCACTATGTTTTATGCTTCTTCTGCTTTGACAGaagttatttcttataattttatatacaatgtatcACACATGTATCACTTTTCTAGatttaagttaatatataactatatatatatatatatatatatatagatatatatatagatattaaaatgatataaaagtcacaaatatatttaaataccatttttatttttcgtaagTTGTTGTCCTTGTAACTAAATAACAACAAATGTTAGTAAAATAGacagaattttatacacactcacacacacaaatatatatatatatatatatatatatatatatatatatatatacattaaatatatctgtgactttttatatcattttatgtcGTTCACTTTTacatagattttaatttttaaatatcccaCTGTATCTTGAGAATTAAAACTATGCCGCGttaatgcattatattatatgtatatatattttattataatgcataagaaaaagaagaaatatatgcaacatttataatatactaaatcaagtaattgatatataatatttatatatatttttttagcagcctagaaattttaaatcaatagaGATAATGCTAAAAAAACAGTAATGTATTCCAGAGATGAGCACTTATGTGAACGTCTGTCATTGTAATACAATGTTGAAgatgtataaaagaatatacatatctatgtGAGGGTCAAGTTCATATTTCTTTGTATGTTCCATATGATTGCAAAGTTGAAGGACAAtggtttttattacttttttttttccttatatgTTTTTAGGATCGCACAACATTATTGTCATCATTTAGAAGACGTTAATAATACAGTGATCTATGATAACAATAGTTTCTTCTATAGTTAGTAATTGTGgctattaactttaatttcaattttgttaagataaaattgtgagtttgttaagttaaaattaaattgtgataaaaaaaacattatgtcTGTTAGTTTGCGAATTCGATTATAATTACCATtgctttttgacatatttaatctgcgatctctctctctctctctctctctctctctctctttttattaaaatatcttttataaagaattacaTGTGTAAATGAgttcttgtattatattaattttctatataatgtaatatattatatatatatatatatatatatatatatatatatatacatatataatagccaataaaattttgtagcaGATTACGTATcgtataaatcaataaattaatagttggagccaaaaatgttaaaaattattaaagtttttttaaagttttataaatcacATCAATACGTACAACGCGCTATTTATAccaaattcttaaaattagttatattaataactccataaaacatattttttatgtattatatattatttaaaatttaattaatcacatttgtaatttttttttaaagaattacataaatattatagaatgaattgcttaatttaatcgaaaaaatgAATCAGCATATTGTTATCCATTGTTgactttttgtttatttacataaatgcaCGTGCTATATATGACAGCCCATGTTGTCGACAAAACGTTGAAGGACAAAACTATATAAgacaaatgtttataatagaTTGTACTAATgatggaaatatttattaaacaagatgaatataattaatatcttctgCATTATAACATTTGCACTGTGTAGAGAGAAGGAACTTACGCTCcgtcttattttaaaaaattctttatatttaataatatttaataaagcagcaaaaaagaaaaggtgtaataattctttattttatattcgcgAAGTAATtacataacataaaaatacttttttcttaaaaaatttactctattttctaattacatttgaatttttattttaaactcacACTTTATTGATActgctaaatattttattttatattctattttatctaGCTATGACTACGTGCAAGCGCAATTCAACTGACTATTCAACCTGTTTGAAAATCGCATTAGAAGAAGCATGGCCACGATTTGttaaaagtatgtataagtgtattctgttttaattaattttattatattattttttgcaatttctttcttttaaagattGACAggtataaattcatatttataatacaaaattatttatgattactATCACATACGCACTTACATTTGGTTTTGATAGACATTTTGTTTAgtgtttttaaagaattagagagttatatatgtatatattaatttatatacacaattgtTATAAAGCATTGTAATGTTAGGAATATTACAGATGTTAGggaatattatgaatatttagaatatttataaaactaataatgtgtataaaaatttctaaacaattttaaattaatttgatttatacagaaacaaataaaaaagatttattgttTCTCTATATGAATAAACTAAAAGATTAGTATTAATACAAGTTCATTCATTAATAGAACCCCCAGAATTCGATTTTCGATTTTCCATCTTTAAAACCATTCGCCtataaatatgacaaaaatttacttacaaTAATAGAAATGGAATATATGGAGAAGGAATCATGACCAATTGCACTGCTTTTGGTTTAGTAAGTGTTTGTTTTTTGGATGTGAGAACGCATTTTCTGGATGATATTTCCCATTTAAAACTTGACGCATTAATACCGAAAGTACTTTCTCATACTTAATGTGACCGGAGAGGGTCTAGGCGAAATGCGAGCAGGTGGCACAGGTACAAAAAACTCAATGTAATTTGtgtaaaatgcaatatatagaGAGCGGAAAACTGATTAGTggacataattataataacaatgtaTTAATCATAGATCAAATTACACGATTCACGAAAGTTTAGTAAATTTTTTGTggtcataattttattttgaagccATCACAGTAATagctgtataaatttattacagtagtatgttatttttatatagataattgtaacagctatatattataataatatgttatttttatatggataattatattttttaatatatttttaattttaacattttatatcgtgactattattacttttccattaaaaatattatttatattacactttTCTATAATCTATGTAATAGGACAATTCAATCTAATAAAGGACGAAATCAAAATAACATGTCCTATAACAGGGcatgtaaaaaatgatacatgAACTGTAGAACATTTCTAACTGCAGTAATGAGTAAGAGTAAAGATTCATCTCAGGGATTTCTTTGACGGCAACAAAGAGCTTAgtaagtattaaattaaacttaaatatatctttctattcttttatcactctttttaatacatctcaaattaattaaataaaaatacttatttggTCTAATGTTCcagtataattattagtaataatatttatcaaaaatttcataaaaatggcattaatttatcattggTCTTTtctatttgattaaaatataatccatAATCATCACATGCATATTtacagttaaaaataattttatatactgtaaggcatttttaaataatggaaataattataactatgaAATAGAACAAgtagtaaaataatagttaaaatttctttttctaaagaCAGTATCtcttcagaaatatttttatttaaatatcttaagatACATTGAAGACATTACATTAATGTTTTATCTCATACACACAAATTGtctttatttgttacaaaatttttaaatttaattttattttacatatatctagAACTGATTAAGCAAGTATACTCCGTTTATTCATGTTTTAGGTATTTAAACAAGTAACATATCAATTCAAATtagattgaatattatttaatttaagtttaatttaatattaaatagttgcaatatatcataatcctaaaaaaaattttaaaaactttctcTATACAACATTAACctaaatttctcttttgtaaaattgttacatcaagaaattacacattttctcactctctctctctctctctctctctatatatatatatatatatataaaaagagagagagagagagaaagagagagaaagagagagacagagagagaataattttacGCTAAAGgacagtaatgtattttagatgtattaatatattttagagatgATCActtatgtgtatacatatctATACTCAGAGTTCACATTTTTATGTTCTTGATGTTTAAGGTAAAAGATAATGTAGCTTCCATTATATCCTtgtttccaatattttttttatattttcataacaatcACACAACATTATTGACGTCATTTAAAAGatgttaataatacaataatctatgatgtaatttacaaaaactgtaacaatttaatatttttttgcttcaacaatatacatacatatatatatatatatatataaagagagaaaaagagagagagagagggagagattgTATACGTATCATTTCAATGTGTTATTTCACTTAGcgatattataaatgcaaaatacaaaaaaagtaaaaattattcctctacaatacatttatcatacctcaatataaataagatatttctttttttttaatttaactttttacttaaaaaaaacaaaaagaaatgaaaaaaagcttATCAAgctaattgtttatttttttaaattagaaatttataacattaataaattgtaacttagaaatgtataacaaaaatgaattttaatttatttatgtatttacctattttttacagatatctaattattgattttttttttgtaagaataCATTGTTATTCATGAATTTCTATTTGCAGATGatattcttcaaaattttataaatgagtACTGGCCATCGCTATATCGAGTGATAGGACCAGCAATGTTTGAATCATTAGATCTGAGGTTGACTGATATAACTAATCGTCTTTTCTCAAAAGTATTcccataaaaatttatacgttTCTGGTTTTAAGGCTTTCGCGGCATAACGCTGTCACAACACGCGGCATTCATGCGGAAGCCCTTTCCTCTGAGAATTTATACTTTTGTTTCACATTAAGAAATGTCggagtttatataaaagtgaaaatatatttaacattataaacactaaaattaaaaaattattataagaatattttatttcttaagtttacaaatttttctgtatgtatatttgtgcATAAGGTCTTAATTTAAGcaacaaagtatttttattattatagttatatgtagaactatcaattttaattacttgttttttggtatattatttttaaaaaaattaataattatgatattatgtaCACAACTTCATTCTGTACACAACATTTTTCATGTTGCCATAAAAAAATTCGCCTGAAACTGttgttaaataagaattacaGATTTGTGTTTACAATCAGTCAATCATAAGACGCAATTAATTAAGACggttaaattatgataataatatgcaaaattgtttatatttctgaaCCAATTAGATTTTCGAtctaatatgtttattaagaCTTTTTACTGATTGTCAGTATTGTGTGTACTATGTACCATATGAATACTGAATGCGTTTTTTTGACGCTTTGTATATGCAAAATTTCTATCTAGTTTACTAACATAttgctatttaattataggaACTTGTTTACGGAGAATAAAACctgcatttaaataaattcatgacttttatattattttatgctgtccactttgtataaataaagattttaattgtgGATATATCTTAAATTGTCCATTGTGTCTTAAAAGCCAAAACTATCCGCATTAATGCATTATgttgaatatgtatataaggttttataatacttaaaaaaaagaagaaatatatatgcaacattTATACTAAATCAAGCAATCGACATACAGTCAGAGCTCTTATTCTATGACATTTTCGGTTCgaaatcttccccttaaacctctgagcctacaacaaaaatttgagagtgggggtataattcccctttcgcggtcgtagcatgagaggatttttttgtcgtaggataagaggtttcgtagcataagaaagtcgtaggataagaggtccgactgtaatatttttattaaaaagaaattctttttatatttttgcactatccaaaatattctgaacctataaaaataattatgatagaTATACTAAGGgacagtaatgtattttagatatattaatatattttagagatgATCACTTATGTAGACGTCTCTTACATCGTCATACAAcgtttaatatgtataaaaaagtatatctatGCTCAAagttcacatttttatattctatatgtttataaagttGAAGGCTAATGTGGCTtccattatttcttttttttttcaatattttttatatctgcatAACTATCACACGACATTATTGACGTCATTTAAAgatattagtaataaattaatttatgatgaTTATCTATGATATGATAATAGTTTCCTTTAGAATTAGAAATTactataaactttaatttcaatttgttaaagacaaataaataaaaatatatatagtattattaacaataaaaacatttttatattaattacaaatatttaaattagatcGTGGCAAAACAACAATACATTTATGAGTTCTGtgaatttgattataattaacattgcTTCccaacatatttaatttacaatttctctctctctctctctctctcttttttctctcttcctttctttattaacatatctttataaaaaattacttataaagatcattataaagaattatattatatgtagatGATTTCTTGTATTcctaatttttctatattatacagcatatataatatacaaggtGCCcaataattgatgaaaaacctGTTATTGGTAGATTTATGatcatttggagtcgatttttGAGCGAAAATATGGAGagacgtcatcattttttgcaaatttccaatttttatatatctttgtaattacgccttatattaaaattctattacagtaaactctatctgaattTAACTAAAGAATTtagttttgttaattttttaacttcaaaaagtttagtttgcgaaaagcgcctttttttcaatcgcttataactcgaaaattattgatgcctcgacaaTTTCACTGAGGAAAAAAcgtctccaaatgatctcaagaatctgccattagcagatttttcaccaattactggacaccttgtataataattatacatagcATATATAATGAACAAAAATTAGCAGATTACGCTCCGTATAAactttcacaaattaattgttGGCACAAAAAAATGCTAAATTGTTAAAgttgtttttgtaaattacatCAATAcaacatattatgtataccAAATTCTTAAAactatgtttatattaaaaaatccatggaacatattatatatatataatatattatttaaaaatattttgtttttaaatatatagatatatgcaGTCtccttttttaaagaattacatAAGTGGAatgaattctttaatttaatcataatgAATCAGCATAGTTTatccattattaattttttctctacttACATTAATGCACGTCTTAGGTACATTATTATGCCAGGTTAGGTTAGGCAAAACGTTGGAAGAAGTACTATATAAGACAAATGTTTATGATCGATTGCATTAGTggcagaaatatttaataaacaagatGAAAGTCTAcgctcttacaattagtatatttagtattataaCATTTGTACTGTGTAGAGCGGAAGAACTTACGCTCCGTAagtcttattttaaaaatttttcgtattttgtaatatttaataaagtagttaaaaaaatgagaaataattatttcatattcgtgatataattacataacataaaaatatatttttcttaaaaaatttagtctattttctaattatatccgaattatttaattctaaactcacattttatttgtaccgtcaaatgttttattttatttttatttttacctaGCTGTGACTACGTGCAAGCGCAATTCTAACTATTCGACCTGTTTAAAAATCGCTTTAGAAGAAGCATGGCCACGATTTGTTAAaggtatgtatatgtgcgcgtattctattttaaagtaattaattatattattttgatgtttattacttattttatgatttttatatatattatatgatttatatatttctttcttttaaagatcaaagtgtatgataaatttatatgtaattatttatgattgttAGCATTATAGGCATGCGCACTTACATTTGCTTTTGCTAGACCTTCcgtttaatgttttatttttttaaagaattagagagttatataaacacattaatttatatacacaattgttataaaatgttgTAATGTTAGGAATATTAGGAATgctaagaaatattataaatatttattatgaatattagaaatacaatatttataaaactaataatatgcataaaaatttttaaacaattttaaattaattaaatttcaactaaaataaataaaaaaaatttataatttctctatataaataaattattaaaaattggtattaatataatttattcattttaataggACTTCCAGAATTCGATTTTCCATCTTTGGAACCATTTGCCTATAAATATGGCAAACttgtatttaatagaaatggAATGTATGGAGAAGGAATTATGACAAATTGCACTGCTTCTGGTTTAGCAAGTGTTGATTTTCTAGATGTGAGAACGCATTTTCTGGATGatatgttccatttaaaactTGACGCACTAATACCAAAAATACTTtcttatacttattttaacgGGGAAGTTAATCTAAGCGGAATGCGAGTAAGTGGCACAGGTACGGCAAGAAACTCaatgtaatttgtataaaatgtaatatagagAGTGGAAAACCGAgtgaacatatttataatgacaaaGAATTAATCATATATCAAATCACGATTGACAAAAGATTAGTAAACTTTTTgtggtaataattttattttggagcaatcagaataattatgataactatataaatttattatagtaccgtgttatttttatataaataataattatatttcttaataattttttaattgttatattttatattgtaactattattactttttcattaaagatattatttatgtactaCACTTTTCTACAATCTCTGTTGTAACAGGACAATTCAATCTAACAGtgaacgaaataaaaataacatgccATATAACAGGGCAcgtaaaaaatgatacatgGACTGTAGAACATTTCCGAATACTAAGTgcaatcattaaaaaagcaaaaattcaTCTGTGGGATTTCTTTGATGGCAATAAAGAGCTTAgtaagtattaaatttaagtcaaatatatatctctattttttctcACTCTTTTTACatctcaaattaattaaataaaaatacttatttggTTTATAATGttccaataattattgataataatgtcTATGAAAGATTCATAAAAATAGCATTAATTTGTGATTGGTCTtctttataattgattaaaaattaatctataattttacatgaatatttacaattagttataaaatgttatatagtataaaacattttaaaataatggaaatagctataattaagaaataaacaagtagtaagaaataaagaagtaaaaatttctttttctacagACAGCATTtcttcagatatttttatggaaatattttaaagtacattgataacattttatttcacacaCAAATTGTCCTTATTTAttacagaatttttaaatagattttatgttacatatatacagaacTGATTAAGCAAGTTACACaccttttataatatataagaaaaagaagaaatatatgcaatatttatattaaatcaagcaaacatttcatatttttattaagaagagAAGTTGTTTTTATAGCcaatatattctaaatctatatagataattatgctaaagaagagaaatgtattttaaagatGATCACTTATGTGGACGTCTCTTATATCACCATAAATTATTGAACATGTGTAAAAgactatacatatttatgagaATCGagaatttcacattttttttttgtatactcTATGTTTGCAAAGTTAGAGAACAATATGATTTCCATTATCTGTTTTTTATTccttatatctttaaaaaactcacacaatattattgatatttaatagatgTCAATGATTTACAATGACAATAGCTTCCactataattagaaattattattattaattttaatttcagttttgttaaagataataaacaaaaatgtataatattattaaaaatttaaaaaattagtcttttatattaattaagtatataaattagatcatgaaaaaaaacatctgttaattttgcaaattcgATTATCATTATCAGTTTTCGACACATTTAATTTGtgatttctctctccctctccctctccctctctgtctctctctctctctctctctctctctctctctctctctctctctctctctctttctcttctttttttatgaaaacatCATTTATAAagatcatttataaaaaactacATGCGTACAGTAATGccagaaaaaaaaggagagcaACATGCAACCGTAGTGAAGGAGATGACGCATTAACGTGATCGTGTACATGTGCGTAGAGCGTTTTGCGCAACACATGTACGTGATCGCATTGTGTGCGTCATCTTCTTCACTACGATTGCGCGTTGTTTGCTTCTTCGTTCTAGTATATCTGCATTTGTAGatattctcatatatcttatcctaatttacttatattatacagCATGTAAAATAACCAATAAAATTGTGTATCAGATTACGcattgcaattaaatttaaacaaattaattattggaactgaaaaattgttaaagtTTTTGTACactatatcatatatacagCGCATTATttctactatatttttaaaacttgttattttaataaattcaatattgacatattttatatattttatattaaatcaaatatatctttctattttttttaccattCTTTCTAATTCATCTTAGAAAGAGCTTTATCAATCATCAAGCtaatcgtttattttttaaaattgaaatttataacattaataaattgcaatttagaaatttataacagaaataaatttcaatttatttatatatgtatttacttaCTTCTTACagatatctatattataatttgatttgttttttaatacattggtattaataaatttttatttgtagataATATTCTTGAAGATTTTTTGAACGAGTACTGGCCATCTATATATCGAGTGGTAGCGCCAGCAATGTTTGAATTACTAGATCCGACATTGACTGATATATCCAATCgtcttttctcgaaaacttCATTCTCAAAAGTATTTCcatgaaaatttatgtatacctttattaaacaaaatttatataaaattaaaattatgtttaacatCCTAAACACTACTACACACATTATTATCtgtgtttaattatttcgGATTACCAGTTATTGAATTTACATTACTAGGTATTGAATCACATATAGCAAGAACATATGTTTCTATAAGATCAAAGTTCACATTTCCATActctatatatttgcataaataaaaaagaatattgcaataagtatttaattatagaatatcatctcttttttgtttgtttcatttacttgttttaatttataattttt contains the following coding sequences:
- the LOC140665924 gene encoding uncharacterized protein, giving the protein MKVYALTISIFSIITFVLCRAEELTLPVTTCKRNSNYSTCLKIALEEAWPRFVKGLPEFDFPSLEPFAYKYGKLVFNRNGMYGEGIMTNCTASGLASVDFLDVRTHFLDDMFHLKLDALIPKILSYTYFNGEVNLSGMRVSGTGQFNLTVNEIKITCHITGHVKNDTWTVEHFRILSAIIKKAKIHLWDFFDGNKELNNILEDFLNEYWPSIYRVVAPAMFELLDPTLTDISNRLFSKTSFSKVFP